The Candidatus Woesearchaeota archaeon genomic sequence AATTTAATGGGGGTTTTGGATGATCAATATTTAGATAAAATGTTACCAGAATATGGGGAATCATTAGAAAATAAAATTATGGATTTTGTTGGAATACCAAAAGAACGTGCATATAAAGAGTTAGACAAGATTGATGGTTATGGTTATTGTAGGGACTTGATTTCAGAAGAATATTGGGATTTAAGGGATAGTGGAAAATATAAAGAGGCTTATCGGTTATTAATAGATGAAGCAAAAGAAATGAAAGAAAACTTAGTAAAGGAGAAAAAATATAATGGAGAATGAAAAACAAGTTACTTATATACCGGAAAAATTATCTGAAAGATTATCTGAATATGGTAAAAAAATGAGAGTAACAGCAACAGCAGTATATTTACACTTAGTTATTGAATGTAGCAAAAATAATACTCATGAAACAGATCTAACAGATGAACAGCTTTCTCAAATAGTAGGGGTATCACTCTCAACAATCAGAAGATCATTAACCAAGTTAGATAAATATAATTTTATCAAAAGAAAGCGTATCGGGGTACGCAGGAAAATCACACTAT encodes the following:
- a CDS encoding DeoR family transcriptional regulator, giving the protein MENEKQVTYIPEKLSERLSEYGKKMRVTATAVYLHLVIECSKNNTHETDLTDEQLSQIVGVSLSTIRRSLTKLDKYNFIKRKRIGVRRKITL